In Ruminococcaceae bacterium BL-4, one DNA window encodes the following:
- the trmG gene encoding persulfide ATP pyrophosphatase involved in tRNA modification (Evidence 2a : Function from experimental evidences in other organisms; PubMedId : 10939241, 14757766, 16343540, 22773787, 24705700, 28287455; Product type e : enzyme), with amino-acid sequence MKEIILIKLGELVLKGLNRQTFEQTLLKNIRRRITPAGKFEIRSLQSTITVTPVSDDCDMDEACERIGKIFGIATYSRACIAEKSMEKILPVCAEYLKYQLLSAKTFKVEAKRSDKKFPLNSPQISAETGAYLLEKFPNLSVDVHHPDLIVRVEVRDFAAYIHGEPLRGAGGIPVGTGGKAAILISGGIDSPVAAWMMARRGLELSAVHFASPPYTSERAEQKVVDLLTEVSAYAGRIYMFTVPFTHIQEAIRDHCPEEYFTILMRRFMMKAAERIAQKEDCRALITGESLGQVASQTLQAICCTDEACSMPVFRPLIGDDKRDIVAMAQKIGTFETSIEPFEDCCTVFTPKHPRTRPNLKDVLQAESVLPVEALLDECVQNTTVRRIPV; translated from the coding sequence ATGAAAGAAATTATTTTGATTAAACTAGGCGAATTGGTATTAAAAGGGCTCAACCGTCAAACTTTTGAACAGACTTTGCTCAAAAATATTCGCAGAAGAATTACCCCCGCCGGAAAATTTGAAATACGTTCTCTGCAGTCTACCATTACGGTGACCCCAGTTTCCGACGACTGCGATATGGACGAAGCCTGTGAACGAATCGGAAAGATTTTCGGTATCGCCACCTATTCCAGAGCCTGCATTGCCGAAAAGAGTATGGAAAAGATCCTGCCCGTCTGCGCCGAATATCTGAAATATCAGCTGCTTTCTGCCAAAACGTTTAAGGTGGAAGCAAAGCGCAGCGATAAAAAATTCCCGCTCAATTCTCCGCAGATTAGTGCCGAGACCGGCGCTTATTTACTGGAAAAATTTCCGAATCTTTCGGTGGATGTTCATCATCCCGATCTAATTGTGCGTGTAGAAGTGCGTGATTTTGCAGCTTATATTCATGGCGAACCACTGCGCGGTGCAGGTGGAATTCCCGTCGGCACCGGCGGAAAAGCCGCCATCCTTATCAGCGGCGGAATTGACAGTCCCGTTGCCGCATGGATGATGGCACGCCGTGGGCTGGAACTTTCCGCCGTACATTTCGCAAGTCCGCCTTATACCAGCGAGCGTGCTGAGCAAAAGGTAGTCGATCTGCTTACCGAAGTAAGCGCTTACGCCGGTAGAATTTATATGTTTACCGTACCATTTACTCATATTCAAGAAGCGATCCGCGACCATTGCCCCGAAGAATATTTTACCATTTTGATGCGCCGCTTTATGATGAAGGCGGCAGAACGAATCGCACAAAAAGAGGACTGCCGTGCATTGATTACCGGAGAAAGTCTCGGCCAGGTGGCAAGTCAAACTCTACAGGCAATCTGCTGCACCGACGAAGCTTGCTCCATGCCTGTTTTCCGTCCGCTGATTGGGGACGACAAGCGGGATATCGTTGCAATGGCTCAGAAAATCGGCACTTTTGAAACTTCTATTGAACCTTTTGAAGATTGCTGCACTGTCTTTACTCCAAAACATCCCCGTACTCGTCCGAATCTGAAAGACGTTTTACAGGCGGAATCCGTACTTCCCGTAGAAGCACTTCTCGACGAATGCGTACAAAACACAACCGTTCGCCGGATTCCCGTTTAA
- a CDS encoding CinA-like protein, with amino-acid sequence MKAEIISVGTELLLGQVINSDTAYVARSLAALGIDVQYSSIVGDNSERLTTALTDSFSRADLIVTTGGLGPTGDDLTKETCARLAGRHLVQDKKSLERLKEYFKGRDCGPNQLKQVMLPEGCTVLQNDHGTAPGCAFTTKDKKVVVMLPGPPSELVPMMENYAIPFLSKLTDSIIWSTDIRVYGIGEGAAEERIVDLTENKNPTVATYAKTNEMYVRVTAKASTKKEAQKLCKPMVHEVCNRLGDAVYGIDVESLEEVVVKSLTEQKMTLATAESCTGGLVAKRITDIPGSSAVFHMGAVTYSNDIKTMLLDVPEELLRKKGAVCPEVAAAMAQGVREKAGADFGIGITGIAGPDGGTAEKPVGLIYIGLCDGYSTWIRELNPKNGHIRERSFLRLAAANNALDMLRRRLLGLPDIEVPAFHHERRRQ; translated from the coding sequence ATGAAAGCTGAAATTATTTCGGTCGGCACAGAACTTCTTCTCGGTCAGGTGATCAACTCCGACACTGCTTATGTAGCACGCAGTCTGGCTGCTCTTGGCATTGATGTACAATATTCCAGCATTGTTGGTGATAACTCTGAAAGACTTACCACTGCACTCACCGATTCTTTTTCCCGCGCAGATTTAATCGTTACCACCGGCGGCCTTGGGCCCACCGGAGATGATCTGACAAAAGAAACTTGTGCACGTCTCGCGGGGCGCCACCTCGTACAGGATAAAAAGAGTCTCGAGCGCCTCAAAGAATATTTTAAAGGCCGGGACTGCGGTCCTAACCAGTTAAAACAAGTGATGCTTCCCGAAGGCTGCACCGTTCTCCAAAACGATCATGGTACCGCTCCTGGGTGTGCATTTACCACCAAAGACAAAAAAGTGGTCGTTATGCTGCCAGGACCTCCGTCAGAACTGGTCCCCATGATGGAAAATTACGCAATCCCGTTTCTTTCCAAATTAACGGACAGCATTATCTGGAGCACCGATATCCGCGTTTATGGAATCGGAGAAGGTGCCGCCGAAGAACGAATTGTGGATTTAACCGAAAACAAAAATCCAACTGTCGCAACTTATGCAAAGACCAATGAAATGTATGTCCGGGTAACGGCGAAAGCTTCTACCAAAAAGGAAGCACAAAAATTATGTAAACCCATGGTGCATGAAGTCTGCAACCGTCTCGGAGATGCAGTCTATGGAATTGATGTAGAAAGTCTTGAAGAAGTAGTCGTCAAATCGCTCACAGAGCAGAAAATGACACTAGCAACAGCAGAAAGCTGCACCGGGGGACTGGTAGCAAAACGAATCACTGATATTCCCGGCTCTTCCGCGGTCTTTCATATGGGAGCCGTCACCTATTCCAATGACATTAAAACGATGTTGTTAGATGTTCCGGAAGAGTTACTGCGCAAAAAAGGTGCAGTCTGCCCCGAAGTCGCCGCCGCAATGGCACAAGGCGTTCGGGAAAAAGCAGGTGCCGATTTTGGCATCGGAATTACCGGAATTGCCGGTCCCGACGGAGGAACTGCCGAAAAGCCCGTCGGACTGATTTATATCGGGCTCTGTGACGGCTACAGCACTTGGATTCGGGAATTAAATCCGAAAAACGGTCATATTAGAGAGCGCTCTTTCCTGCGCTTAGCCGCCGCAAATAATGCACTTGATATGCTGCGCCGCCGTCTTTTGGGATTACCCGACATCGAAGTGCCGGCCTTCCATCACGAGCGCCGCCGTCAATAA
- a CDS encoding conserved protein of unknown function (Evidence 4 : Unknown function but conserved in other organisms) has product MDTAVIFYEAHRTSICQELLGHSGITFTAIRTATNLKRLHAALAELLNESPVVLIVGPAEGGQPECTLEICRILGVPTKGGRPDGVLRLSGQKNTKGYLIESLSQAIALLPDDPDCLGAMLPDLNRRLRDKFSLPAPEPELHLDYQNLVTNSMDQKEESL; this is encoded by the coding sequence ATGGATACCGCTGTTATTTTTTACGAAGCACACCGCACCAGCATTTGCCAGGAACTTCTGGGGCACAGCGGAATCACTTTTACTGCAATCCGCACTGCAACGAATCTAAAGCGTCTGCATGCCGCTTTAGCTGAGCTTTTAAATGAAAGCCCCGTCGTTTTAATCGTTGGCCCTGCTGAGGGTGGACAGCCGGAATGCACATTGGAGATTTGCCGAATTTTGGGGGTTCCTACAAAAGGTGGTCGTCCTGACGGTGTTTTAAGGCTCTCTGGACAAAAAAATACAAAAGGATATTTAATCGAAAGCCTCAGCCAGGCGATTGCACTTCTTCCGGACGATCCGGATTGTTTAGGAGCAATGCTTCCTGATTTAAACCGTCGGCTGCGGGACAAATTTAGCCTTCCGGCTCCTGAGCCGGAATTACATCTCGACTATCAAAATCTTGTGACAAATTCCATGGACCAGAAGGAGGAATCCCTATGA
- a CDS encoding Beta-lactamase domain-containing protein, with protein MIPDLMPQVKTANLLIHFLQGTPEQISPYPFVPYPNRQNPDAEIYGMEREVPEAQGVPSRTIADFYKALRDCPDIRVHSVAIMRHGKMITESSFQPYSSGCPHMMFSLSKSVVGMAVGLAVKENLFSVDDKLVDLFPEIRPPFRSARFNNITVRHLLTMTSGVKYNEVFSITDKDWVKGFLSSDCLFEPGTAFYYNSMNSYILSALICKKSGMSLVDFLMPRLFSPLGIPRPRWETCPMGIEKGGWGLYLRSVDMLKLGQLYLQHGTWKKGNKKIQVIPEQWVIDSTSNWIPFQEGSRPTGYGYQIRRFPAKDAYQFNGVFGQYVVVLPARDMVIAITSGSGQLFHDSSLEIIEKFFGDQAEPLAEMPLPNDVMAVKKLLDVIDHLYAEPNHPKQTSSQEEPPQKGLSRLFHALKASPEPKHVPSIPPLAKTIPEGDFLLEDGFASLMPLILRSVTNNFPSSPKAVRFAFEPDLCRCTFLCGESEITIDAGLQTSAIRSWIQLGGEDYFIGSSAELTTDEEDRTVLKLYIHFLQTPCTRLMKFIFYKDGHKVFLRMDELPSVKTATEMLFGLVDSGSGSLKEITMEAISKNRLRQRAKEIMRPRVKGTLISDELEKSSEKNGIEI; from the coding sequence ATGATTCCAGATCTTATGCCGCAGGTGAAAACTGCAAATTTATTAATCCATTTTTTACAAGGGACTCCTGAACAAATTTCGCCTTATCCGTTTGTTCCTTATCCAAATCGTCAGAACCCGGATGCTGAAATCTATGGCATGGAGCGCGAGGTTCCCGAAGCACAAGGGGTTCCTAGCCGCACGATCGCCGATTTTTATAAAGCGCTTCGTGATTGTCCGGATATTCGGGTACACAGCGTCGCCATTATGCGCCATGGAAAAATGATTACAGAAAGCAGCTTTCAGCCTTATTCCAGCGGATGCCCCCATATGATGTTTTCCCTCTCCAAAAGTGTCGTCGGCATGGCTGTGGGACTTGCTGTAAAAGAAAACCTATTCTCAGTGGATGACAAGTTGGTTGATCTTTTTCCTGAGATCAGACCACCGTTTCGCAGTGCTCGTTTTAACAATATCACGGTACGCCATCTTCTGACCATGACTTCCGGCGTTAAATATAACGAGGTATTCAGCATTACCGATAAAGACTGGGTAAAAGGTTTTCTTTCTTCCGACTGCCTTTTCGAACCCGGAACCGCATTCTACTACAACAGCATGAATTCCTACATACTTTCGGCGCTTATCTGCAAAAAATCAGGGATGTCCCTTGTCGATTTTCTGATGCCGCGTCTCTTTTCTCCACTCGGGATTCCAAGACCGCGCTGGGAAACCTGCCCCATGGGAATTGAAAAGGGCGGTTGGGGACTCTATCTGCGCTCAGTCGATATGCTGAAACTCGGTCAGCTTTATCTGCAGCATGGTACTTGGAAAAAAGGCAATAAAAAGATTCAGGTTATTCCCGAACAATGGGTAATTGACAGTACTTCAAACTGGATTCCTTTTCAAGAGGGAAGCCGCCCCACCGGATATGGGTATCAGATTCGGCGTTTTCCCGCAAAAGATGCCTATCAGTTTAATGGTGTCTTTGGACAATATGTAGTTGTTCTTCCGGCCCGCGATATGGTAATCGCTATCACCAGCGGAAGCGGCCAGCTTTTTCATGATTCCTCTCTGGAAATTATTGAAAAATTTTTTGGGGATCAGGCTGAGCCTCTTGCAGAAATGCCTCTTCCGAATGATGTAATGGCTGTCAAAAAGCTTTTAGACGTAATTGACCATCTCTATGCAGAGCCAAATCATCCAAAACAGACTTCTTCTCAGGAAGAGCCTCCTCAAAAAGGGCTTTCCCGTTTATTTCATGCACTGAAAGCTTCTCCGGAGCCAAAGCATGTTCCTTCGATTCCGCCGCTTGCAAAGACAATTCCGGAGGGGGATTTTCTATTAGAAGATGGATTTGCTTCTTTGATGCCGCTGATTCTGCGCAGTGTTACGAATAATTTTCCATCTTCGCCAAAAGCAGTCCGTTTTGCCTTTGAACCGGATCTTTGTCGCTGCACCTTTCTCTGCGGTGAATCCGAGATTACGATTGACGCAGGTCTGCAGACAAGTGCCATTCGCAGTTGGATTCAATTAGGCGGTGAAGATTATTTTATCGGTTCTTCTGCAGAACTTACTACGGATGAGGAAGATCGTACCGTCCTAAAGCTGTATATTCATTTTTTACAAACGCCTTGTACGCGCCTGATGAAATTTATTTTCTATAAAGACGGTCATAAGGTATTCCTGCGAATGGATGAGCTTCCAAGCGTCAAGACCGCTACTGAAATGCTCTTTGGATTAGTAGACAGCGGAAGCGGCAGTCTCAAAGAAATAACAATGGAGGCAATTTCCAAAAATCGTCTGCGGCAGCGTGCAAAAGAGATCATGCGTCCCCGTGTAAAGGGGACTCTGATTTCGGATGAGCTCGAAAAATCATCCGAAAAGAATGGCATTGAGATATAA
- a CDS encoding ABC transporter ATP-binding protein produces the protein MSIQQKSEPLVRMEQIAKVFHPDEVNEVALFQDFNLTIREGSFVSVVGSNGSGKTTILNLLCGSIPVDSGKIFVRNREITKLSEYAHSKFIGRVFQDPAKGTCPQLTILENMALADQKGKPYGLAHGVNRKRVNAYRGQLELLKLGLEDKLEVTVGSLSGGQRQALALLIATMTPIDLLILDEHTAALDPRSSETVMELTERVVKEKHLTALMVTHNLRFAVRYGDRLLMMHRGKIVLDHEGAQKSALEVRDLTDRFNEISIEDGN, from the coding sequence ATGTCGATCCAACAAAAATCTGAACCTTTGGTCCGAATGGAACAGATTGCTAAAGTCTTTCACCCGGACGAGGTGAATGAAGTTGCTCTTTTCCAAGATTTTAACCTGACCATTCGCGAGGGCTCTTTTGTTTCGGTTGTGGGGAGCAACGGCTCCGGAAAAACGACGATTCTTAATTTGCTCTGTGGCTCCATTCCGGTGGACAGCGGAAAAATTTTTGTGAGGAATCGCGAAATTACAAAGCTTTCCGAATATGCACACAGTAAGTTTATCGGGCGTGTGTTTCAAGATCCCGCGAAAGGAACTTGTCCACAGCTGACCATTCTCGAAAATATGGCGCTTGCCGACCAAAAAGGAAAGCCCTACGGCCTTGCTCATGGAGTAAACCGCAAACGGGTGAATGCCTATCGCGGCCAGTTAGAGCTTTTAAAGCTGGGATTGGAAGATAAGCTGGAAGTGACGGTTGGGAGCCTTTCCGGCGGACAGCGTCAGGCTTTGGCACTTTTGATTGCCACGATGACGCCGATTGATCTTCTAATCCTTGATGAGCATACGGCAGCGCTGGATCCGCGTTCCAGCGAAACGGTGATGGAGCTCACCGAACGGGTGGTCAAAGAAAAGCATTTAACAGCGTTGATGGTTACACATAATCTGCGTTTTGCAGTGCGTTATGGAGACCGTCTTCTTATGATGCACCGCGGAAAAATCGTTTTGGATCATGAAGGAGCCCAAAAGAGCGCCTTAGAGGTTCGTGACCTAACGGATCGGTTTAACGAAATCTCGATTGAAGATGGAAATTGA
- a CDS encoding ABC transporter permease, with the protein MNVFFNLILAILEEGFIYGIMAVGVYITYRVLDFPDLSVDGTFPMGACLTAVLISHGMNPWLACLCAFFAGTIAGGVTGLLHVKLHITDLLSGILVMTALWSVNLATIMGGKATVTIFNSNTIFNSGLAMLLPNTAARFRVVILAAAVCLLIKYLTDAYLRTRSGLLLRAAGDNAQYVISLGKDPGSMKILGLMIGNGCTALSGSILAQQAGSANVASGTGMVVMALASVIIGTTVFRKVKFMRATSAVVCGAILYKACLAGAMQMGLDTNYLKLLMAVIFTIALVGNQITLGRRKKQHVDPTKI; encoded by the coding sequence ATGAATGTGTTTTTTAATCTGATTCTGGCAATCCTCGAGGAGGGATTTATCTACGGAATTATGGCGGTCGGTGTTTATATTACCTATCGCGTTCTGGATTTTCCGGATTTGTCTGTAGATGGAACTTTTCCAATGGGAGCCTGCCTTACGGCGGTGTTGATTTCGCATGGAATGAATCCGTGGCTTGCGTGTTTATGTGCATTTTTTGCGGGAACAATCGCAGGCGGCGTAACAGGACTTTTGCATGTGAAGCTTCACATTACCGATCTGCTCTCTGGAATTTTGGTTATGACCGCTCTTTGGAGTGTCAATCTGGCAACGATCATGGGTGGAAAAGCAACGGTCACAATCTTTAATTCCAACACGATTTTTAATTCAGGGCTTGCAATGCTTTTGCCCAATACAGCCGCACGGTTTCGGGTCGTTATTTTGGCAGCAGCTGTTTGTCTTTTGATTAAATATTTGACCGATGCCTATTTACGAACACGTTCCGGATTGTTGCTGCGCGCGGCAGGGGATAATGCTCAGTATGTGATTTCGCTAGGAAAAGATCCTGGCAGCATGAAAATTCTTGGATTGATGATTGGAAATGGCTGCACGGCACTTTCCGGCAGCATCTTGGCACAGCAGGCAGGTTCCGCCAATGTAGCGAGCGGGACCGGTATGGTGGTAATGGCGCTTGCTTCGGTAATTATTGGAACGACCGTTTTTAGAAAAGTTAAGTTCATGCGTGCAACGAGTGCAGTAGTCTGCGGTGCAATCCTTTATAAAGCTTGTCTTGCAGGAGCAATGCAGATGGGACTTGATACCAATTATTTAAAGCTTTTGATGGCGGTCATCTTTACGATTGCTTTGGTTGGGAATCAAATTACTTTGGGGAGGAGGAAAAAGCAGCATGTCGATCCAACAAAAATCTGA
- a CDS encoding ABC transporter substrate-binding protein, whose protein sequence is MKKNLLKKVSAFVMAVFLGAAATGCGSSSSSTDVSSVASEKKTIGVIQFATHPSLDNCYEGFKEGLAEGGFKEGENLTIDFQNAQGETANADMIAKSLAAKNYDMIGAIATPAALSAYGATKNAGTPVVFTAVNDPVGAQLVKSLDNPGTSCTGSSDVLPLEAQVKMIRAFLPNAKKIGVLYTTSEPNSISMLEKFKGVAANEGFEVVEQGVTNSSEVASGATALAAKGVDCFNNFTDNNVVNNLSSELQAAKKAEIPVFGSEVEQVKNGCLASQSIDYVALGKQTGLMAAKILKGEAKASDLPVYTVEDATPVYNETVLQEMGLSLPSEYQTAEKVTSAK, encoded by the coding sequence ATGAAAAAAAATCTTTTGAAAAAAGTATCCGCATTTGTGATGGCAGTATTTTTAGGGGCGGCAGCTACTGGCTGTGGAAGCAGTTCTTCTTCCACCGATGTTTCTTCAGTGGCTTCAGAAAAAAAGACAATTGGGGTTATTCAGTTTGCGACGCATCCATCCCTTGATAATTGCTATGAGGGATTTAAAGAAGGGCTTGCCGAAGGTGGATTTAAAGAGGGCGAAAATCTGACGATTGATTTTCAGAATGCACAGGGAGAGACGGCCAATGCAGATATGATTGCAAAAAGTCTTGCCGCCAAAAATTATGATATGATCGGCGCAATCGCAACGCCTGCAGCACTGAGTGCATACGGAGCCACCAAAAATGCTGGAACACCAGTCGTCTTTACAGCGGTCAATGATCCGGTCGGAGCGCAGCTTGTTAAAAGTCTTGACAATCCAGGAACCAGTTGTACCGGAAGCAGTGACGTACTTCCTCTGGAAGCGCAGGTCAAGATGATTCGTGCATTTTTGCCCAATGCGAAAAAAATAGGAGTCCTTTATACGACCAGCGAACCGAACTCCATTTCTATGTTGGAAAAGTTTAAGGGAGTTGCGGCAAACGAAGGCTTTGAAGTTGTCGAACAGGGCGTAACAAATTCCAGCGAAGTTGCTTCCGGTGCAACAGCATTGGCTGCAAAGGGAGTGGATTGTTTTAATAACTTTACGGATAATAATGTTGTTAACAATCTTTCAAGTGAACTGCAGGCTGCTAAAAAGGCTGAAATTCCGGTATTCGGCAGCGAAGTGGAACAGGTAAAGAACGGTTGCCTTGCAAGCCAGAGCATTGACTATGTGGCACTGGGAAAACAGACTGGTCTGATGGCAGCAAAAATTCTAAAAGGAGAAGCAAAAGCTTCCGATTTGCCGGTTTATACGGTAGAAGATGCTACCCCTGTTTATAATGAAACAGTGCTGCAAGAAATGGGACTGAGCCTTCCGAGTGAATATCAGACAGCGGAAAAAGTGACTTCTGCAAAATAA
- a CDS encoding protein of unknown function (Evidence 5 : Unknown function), producing the protein MVLNRLVVPDGDFTRYPESMYFMKYMKLSGRFFETSIWVVPQEF; encoded by the coding sequence ATGGTTTTGAACCGTTTAGTAGTTCCTGACGGGGACTTTACCCGTTATCCGGAAAGCATGTATTTTATGAAGTACATGAAATTGAGTGGGCGTTTTTTTGAAACGTCAATTTGGGTGGTACCACAGGAGTTTTAA
- a CDS encoding LytR_cpsA_psr domain-containing protein has translation MTDSSHPEKDRDIYSYSKGKGKAKDIYSSTKRPSSATGKGSQKSRKASPSSHYKTQEETLPIDCYNYVETPENQVSRSERNHPFRGNDRGDWDNHKKSHRHHHLFRRILGILLVFLIILGVILTMLYSQMDRSGNTDQSKYVAQPTNAPTYSVMSDPFVTNILLLGLDKLNAGAQRSDSIMLLSIDHHHHTIKLTSFLRDLYLAVPENGMDKLNAAYAYGGAALTMQTIENNFRIKIDKYIAVDMDGLADIITDLGGIDVTMDQDLVDQLNHDQGTSYPAGNLHLTGADAVYYARIRKVGTDFGRTTRQREVIQKLLKKVFSPSGITKLPDILKKLRTNIPAIELTGITFLSSPAVFYHTKTFYVPLDGSWKDATVDVGMVLVPDLPQNCLAIRKFIYETDSTS, from the coding sequence ATGACTGATTCGTCCCACCCCGAAAAAGACCGGGATATTTATTCATACAGCAAAGGAAAAGGGAAAGCAAAAGATATCTATTCCTCCACAAAAAGGCCTTCCTCTGCTACCGGAAAAGGATCTCAAAAAAGTAGAAAAGCGTCTCCTTCCTCTCACTATAAAACGCAGGAAGAAACACTGCCGATTGACTGTTATAATTATGTAGAGACTCCCGAAAATCAGGTCTCTCGCTCCGAAAGGAATCACCCATTCCGCGGAAACGATCGAGGCGATTGGGACAATCACAAAAAGTCCCACCGCCACCACCATCTTTTTCGCCGAATTCTCGGCATTCTGCTGGTCTTTTTAATCATTCTCGGCGTTATTTTAACAATGCTCTATTCTCAGATGGACCGCTCCGGGAACACCGATCAGAGTAAATATGTAGCACAGCCTACAAATGCGCCCACTTACAGCGTGATGTCCGACCCATTTGTTACAAATATTCTACTATTAGGGCTCGACAAATTAAATGCAGGCGCACAGCGCAGTGATTCGATCATGCTGCTCTCAATTGATCATCACCATCACACTATAAAATTAACTTCTTTCCTGCGGGATCTTTATCTCGCTGTCCCTGAAAACGGGATGGACAAGCTTAATGCCGCCTATGCCTATGGGGGTGCGGCATTAACCATGCAGACCATCGAAAATAACTTCCGCATTAAAATAGATAAATACATTGCCGTCGATATGGACGGACTGGCCGACATCATTACGGACCTCGGCGGAATTGACGTTACCATGGATCAGGATCTGGTCGATCAGCTCAATCACGATCAGGGAACTTCTTACCCTGCCGGCAATCTCCATCTGACCGGCGCTGATGCCGTCTATTATGCCCGTATCCGAAAAGTCGGCACTGATTTCGGCAGAACAACAAGACAACGTGAAGTGATTCAAAAGCTCTTGAAAAAGGTCTTCAGCCCCTCTGGAATCACCAAACTCCCAGATATCCTCAAAAAGCTGCGTACCAACATCCCGGCAATTGAATTGACCGGAATCACGTTTCTTTCTTCTCCGGCAGTCTTTTATCATACAAAAACTTTTTATGTTCCTCTAGACGGCTCCTGGAAGGACGCTACTGTAGACGTTGGAATGGTCTTGGTCCCCGATCTGCCACAAAACTGTCTTGCAATCCGGAAATTTATTTATGAGACTGACAGCACTTCTTAA